Proteins encoded in a region of the Planococcus shixiaomingii genome:
- the dnaX gene encoding DNA polymerase III subunit gamma/tau, translated as MAYQAFYRVYRPQTFSEMTGQSHIKQTLQNALLYNKTTHAYLFSGPRGTGKTSAAKIFAKALNCEQAPVAEPCNECASCKSIDAGSNTDVIEFDAASNSRVEEMREIIEKVRFSPANSRFKIYIIDEVHMLSNSAFNALLKTLEEPPEHVVFILATTEPHKLPLTIISRCQRFDFKSHTQVDLVKRMIEVLTDAQIPYNEQVLKIIAQAAAGGMRDALSLLDQVVSFSGDEMTLEDALLVTGSISQDMFYDLAEALLAKDIGQALTLLEQLVRDGKDPVRLVEDFITFFRDLLLIQTAPDLHDMLELASHEERFEELAKQFEAATLYDWIDILTKTQQEMRFSNHTKIYMETALLKMVQADAPVRPAAASAASPELEAKVTQLEVLVRELQHQLKNGAAATPAAAPVEQKRRQSPQSSFKIPVGRIQEVLKNATKTDIQAIKTNWATVMAQLPRSHAALLNEAEPVAASADAFVLKFKYDIHCQMASENQSFAAVFSQLLEQYTGKAYSPVFVPDVNWLKIREDFIKSSGLKTGNEEKQGDPAEEHPFSAEGEAAQEDPFIAEAERLFGKDFVEIHED; from the coding sequence TTGGCGTATCAAGCTTTTTACCGTGTGTACAGACCACAGACATTTTCAGAAATGACAGGCCAGTCGCACATTAAACAAACCCTTCAAAATGCTCTCCTTTACAATAAGACCACACATGCTTATTTGTTCTCAGGGCCAAGAGGGACGGGGAAAACAAGTGCTGCCAAGATTTTTGCGAAGGCATTGAATTGTGAACAGGCTCCGGTTGCGGAACCATGCAACGAATGCGCTTCGTGCAAGAGCATCGATGCCGGTTCCAATACCGATGTGATCGAATTTGACGCGGCATCCAACTCGCGCGTAGAGGAAATGCGGGAAATCATCGAGAAAGTACGTTTTTCTCCGGCAAATTCCCGTTTCAAGATTTACATCATTGATGAAGTGCACATGCTGTCAAACAGCGCGTTTAATGCTTTATTGAAAACATTAGAAGAACCGCCTGAGCACGTCGTCTTTATTTTAGCTACTACTGAACCGCATAAACTGCCATTGACAATCATTTCCCGGTGTCAGCGTTTTGATTTTAAATCGCACACCCAAGTGGATCTTGTGAAACGCATGATTGAGGTACTGACAGATGCGCAAATCCCTTATAATGAACAAGTTCTGAAAATTATTGCGCAAGCTGCAGCAGGCGGCATGCGTGATGCATTGAGTTTGCTGGATCAAGTGGTGTCGTTTAGCGGCGATGAAATGACATTAGAAGATGCGCTTCTTGTAACGGGATCAATCAGTCAGGATATGTTTTATGACCTTGCCGAAGCGCTTTTGGCCAAAGACATTGGACAGGCGTTGACGCTATTGGAGCAATTGGTGCGGGATGGCAAAGATCCTGTGCGTCTCGTTGAAGATTTCATTACATTCTTCCGCGATCTGCTGCTGATTCAAACGGCACCAGACTTGCACGATATGTTAGAGTTGGCATCCCATGAAGAGCGTTTTGAGGAATTGGCTAAGCAATTCGAAGCGGCGACGCTTTATGATTGGATTGATATCCTAACTAAAACACAGCAGGAAATGCGCTTTTCCAATCATACGAAAATCTATATGGAAACAGCTTTGCTGAAAATGGTGCAGGCCGATGCTCCTGTTCGGCCGGCTGCTGCATCCGCTGCTTCCCCGGAGTTGGAAGCAAAAGTAACACAGCTTGAAGTACTTGTACGTGAATTGCAGCATCAGCTGAAAAACGGGGCAGCGGCCACACCGGCTGCTGCGCCTGTTGAACAGAAACGGCGCCAATCTCCGCAAAGTAGTTTTAAAATTCCGGTCGGCCGCATTCAAGAGGTCTTGAAAAACGCTACTAAGACGGATATCCAAGCGATTAAAACCAATTGGGCAACAGTGATGGCCCAACTGCCGCGCTCGCATGCAGCTTTATTGAATGAAGCTGAGCCCGTAGCGGCATCAGCAGATGCATTTGTGTTAAAATTCAAGTATGATATTCATTGTCAGATGGCATCAGAAAACCAAAGCTTTGCAGCTGTATTCAGTCAATTGCTCGAGCAATATACAGGCAAAGCATACTCACCGGTTTTCGTGCCGGATGTAAATTGGCTGAAAATCCGCGAAGATTTTATTAAAAGCAGCGGATTAAAGACAGGCAATGAAGAAAAGCAAGGCGATCCTGCGGAGGAACATCCTTTCTCAGCAGAAGGCGAAGCAGCACAGGAAGATCCGTTCATTGCAGAAGCGGAGCGGCTTTTTGGAAAAGACTTCGTGGAAATACACGAAGATTAA
- a CDS encoding deoxynucleoside kinase — protein MNLREKYGIPETAVITIAGTVGVGKSTMTTALADALQFRTSFEKVDTNPYLDLFYEDFEKWSFHLQIYFLAERFKEQKRMFEYGGGFIQDRSIYEDTGIFAKMHWEKGTMNNVDYETYTNLFEAMVMTPYFPHPDLLIYLEGSIEDILGRIQERGRAMEQQTPVEYWLEMHERYENWINNFNGCPVLRLNINDYDLMNDPACTEKIVERVGNFMQQTSSVLRK, from the coding sequence ATGAATTTACGAGAAAAATACGGCATTCCAGAAACTGCTGTAATTACCATTGCAGGTACAGTTGGAGTCGGTAAGTCAACAATGACAACGGCACTTGCTGATGCGTTGCAGTTCCGCACTTCTTTTGAAAAGGTGGATACGAACCCTTATCTGGATCTGTTCTATGAGGATTTCGAAAAGTGGAGTTTCCATCTTCAAATTTATTTCTTGGCAGAGCGCTTTAAAGAACAAAAGCGCATGTTTGAATATGGCGGCGGCTTTATCCAAGACCGTTCGATTTACGAAGACACCGGCATTTTCGCGAAAATGCACTGGGAAAAAGGCACAATGAACAATGTGGACTATGAAACGTATACCAACTTGTTTGAAGCGATGGTCATGACACCGTATTTCCCGCATCCGGATCTTTTGATTTACTTAGAAGGGTCTATCGAAGACATTTTGGGCCGCATTCAAGAACGCGGACGTGCCATGGAACAGCAAACGCCTGTCGAGTATTGGCTAGAAATGCACGAGCGCTATGAAAATTGGATCAACAATTTCAATGGCTGCCCGGTATTGCGCTTGAACATCAACGACTATGATTTGATGAACGATCCTGCTTGCACAGAAAAGATTGTTGAGCGGGTCGGCAATTTCATGCAGCAAACTTCATCCGTTCTCCGTAAATAA
- a CDS encoding YbaB/EbfC family nucleoid-associated protein: MRGGGNMQGMMKQMQKMQKQMAEAQEELGTMKFDGAAGGGMVKVTVSGHKEVLDVTLDPSVVDPEDVEMLQDLLVVATNEAFKKADEHANSTMGKFTKGLNLPGMF, encoded by the coding sequence ATGCGCGGTGGAGGAAATATGCAAGGCATGATGAAGCAAATGCAGAAAATGCAAAAGCAAATGGCAGAGGCTCAAGAAGAACTAGGAACAATGAAGTTCGACGGAGCAGCTGGCGGCGGTATGGTGAAAGTAACTGTATCCGGACATAAAGAAGTGCTTGATGTCACTTTGGATCCTTCAGTAGTTGATCCGGAAGATGTTGAAATGCTTCAAGACTTATTGGTTGTAGCTACAAACGAGGCGTTTAAAAAAGCGGATGAGCATGCGAATTCCACAATGGGGAAATTCACTAAGGGGTTAAATCTTCCAGGCATGTTCTAG
- the tadA gene encoding tRNA adenosine(34) deaminase TadA: MNGIEQDQYYMELAIEEAEKAAAKGEVPIGAVIVHDGKVIARAHNLRETTQNAVTHAELLVIQEACSQLGSWRLENTHLYVTLEPCPMCAGAILQSRIPRVIYGARDAKAGSVDSLYRLLNDDRFNHQCDVKENVLADECGQLLTNFFRALRENKKKKRKQL, from the coding sequence ATGAACGGTATTGAACAAGATCAGTATTATATGGAACTAGCAATAGAAGAAGCGGAAAAAGCCGCCGCAAAAGGCGAAGTGCCAATTGGAGCAGTCATCGTACACGATGGCAAGGTCATTGCACGCGCCCACAATCTGCGGGAAACAACGCAAAATGCTGTAACGCATGCGGAACTTTTAGTGATTCAAGAAGCCTGCAGCCAATTGGGCAGCTGGCGGCTTGAAAATACTCACCTTTACGTAACGTTAGAGCCTTGTCCAATGTGCGCCGGCGCTATTTTGCAGTCGCGTATTCCCCGTGTAATCTACGGAGCTCGCGACGCCAAAGCCGGCAGTGTCGATTCGCTGTACCGCTTATTAAACGACGACCGCTTTAACCACCAATGTGACGTAAAAGAGAATGTCTTAGCGGACGAATGCGGCCAATTGTTAACCAACTTTTTCCGGGCCCTCCGGGAAAACAAAAAGAAAAAGCGGAAGCAGCTATAG
- the pdxS gene encoding pyridoxal 5'-phosphate synthase lyase subunit PdxS, producing MSEHGTDRVKRGMAEMQKGGVIMDVVNAEQARIAEAAGATAVMALERVPSDIRRDGGVARMADPRITEEVMKAVSIPVMAKARIGHIVEARVLEAMGVDYIDESEVLTPADEEFHLLKNQYTVPFVCGCRNLGEAARRIGEGASMLRTKGEPGTGNIVEAVRHLRQVNAEVRKVITMSEDELMTEARNLGASYEFLKEVKRLGRLPVVNFAAGGVATPADAALMMELGADGVFVGSGIFKSENPERFARAIVEATTHYQDYKLIAELSKDLGIAMKGIEISTIAAGERMQERGW from the coding sequence ATGAGTGAACACGGAACAGATCGAGTAAAACGGGGAATGGCAGAAATGCAGAAAGGCGGCGTTATTATGGACGTTGTCAATGCAGAACAAGCACGTATTGCGGAAGCTGCAGGGGCAACAGCTGTTATGGCATTAGAGCGCGTGCCTTCGGATATCCGACGTGACGGCGGTGTAGCTCGCATGGCAGATCCGCGTATTACAGAAGAAGTCATGAAAGCTGTATCGATTCCGGTAATGGCAAAAGCCCGCATTGGCCATATTGTAGAAGCGCGCGTTTTAGAGGCGATGGGCGTTGATTACATAGACGAAAGTGAAGTTTTGACTCCAGCTGATGAAGAGTTTCACTTATTGAAAAATCAGTACACTGTGCCATTTGTCTGCGGCTGCCGAAACTTGGGCGAAGCGGCGCGGCGCATTGGAGAAGGGGCTTCAATGCTGCGCACAAAAGGCGAGCCTGGAACAGGTAATATTGTGGAAGCGGTCCGTCATTTGCGCCAAGTAAATGCAGAAGTGCGCAAAGTGATTACAATGAGCGAAGATGAATTGATGACAGAAGCACGCAACTTAGGAGCTTCTTACGAGTTCTTGAAAGAAGTGAAGCGCTTAGGGCGTTTGCCGGTTGTGAACTTTGCAGCAGGGGGAGTTGCAACTCCTGCGGATGCCGCATTAATGATGGAACTTGGAGCAGACGGCGTATTTGTCGGTTCAGGAATCTTCAAGTCCGAAAATCCTGAGCGGTTTGCACGTGCAATCGTGGAAGCAACGACGCATTACCAGGACTACAAATTGATTGCGGAGCTTTCCAAAGACTTAGGAATCGCCATGAAAGGCATCGAGATTTCCACAATTGCGGCAGGTGAACGTATGCAGGAACGAGGCTGGTAA
- the serS gene encoding serine--tRNA ligase, with protein sequence MLDIKFVRANFEEVKAKLAKRGEDISVLDDFEGLDAKRRELIAKTETLKAERNEASQNIAVMKRNKENADEAIAKMREVGDQIKAIDDELREVEDRLNFIMMRVPNIPHDSVPVGDSEDDNVEIRTWGTKPEFAFEAKPHWDLGTDLNIIDFERASKVTGSRFVFYRGLGARLERALINFMMDLHQEEHGYEEMLPPYLVNRESLTGTGQLPKFEEDAFLIEKEDYFLIPTSEVPVTNFYRGEILDGNILPQAFASYSANFRSEAGSAGRDTRGLIRQHQFNKVELVRFVKPEESYDELEKLTGHAEKVLQLLGLPYRVLKMCTADLGFTAAKKYDIEVWIPSQEMYREISSCSNFEDFQARRANIKFRREPNGKPEFVHTLNGSGLAIGRTVAALLENCQQEDGTIVIPEVLRPYMGGKEVIK encoded by the coding sequence ATGTTAGATATTAAATTTGTACGAGCTAATTTTGAAGAAGTGAAAGCGAAACTCGCGAAACGCGGAGAAGACATTTCGGTTCTGGATGATTTTGAAGGCTTGGACGCGAAACGCCGGGAATTGATTGCCAAGACGGAAACACTGAAAGCCGAACGCAATGAAGCTTCTCAAAATATCGCCGTTATGAAGCGCAACAAAGAAAACGCGGATGAAGCGATTGCGAAAATGCGCGAAGTGGGCGATCAAATCAAAGCGATTGATGACGAACTGCGTGAAGTGGAAGACCGTTTGAACTTTATCATGATGCGAGTGCCGAACATTCCGCATGACAGCGTGCCAGTCGGTGATTCTGAAGATGATAACGTAGAAATTCGCACTTGGGGAACGAAACCGGAATTTGCTTTTGAAGCAAAACCGCATTGGGATCTTGGCACTGATTTGAACATCATCGATTTTGAACGGGCTTCAAAAGTGACAGGCAGCCGCTTTGTCTTTTATCGTGGCCTTGGGGCACGCTTAGAGCGTGCACTCATCAACTTCATGATGGACCTTCACCAAGAAGAACACGGCTATGAGGAAATGCTGCCGCCTTATTTGGTCAACCGCGAAAGCTTGACGGGTACAGGCCAGCTTCCGAAATTCGAGGAAGACGCATTCTTGATTGAAAAGGAAGATTACTTCTTGATTCCAACGTCTGAAGTGCCGGTAACGAACTTCTATCGTGGTGAAATCTTAGACGGCAATATCTTGCCTCAAGCCTTCGCATCTTACAGTGCAAATTTCCGCTCTGAAGCCGGTTCTGCGGGCCGTGACACGCGCGGATTGATCAGACAGCACCAATTCAATAAAGTCGAGCTGGTGCGCTTTGTGAAGCCCGAAGAGTCTTATGACGAGCTGGAGAAATTGACGGGGCATGCTGAAAAAGTGCTTCAGTTATTAGGACTGCCGTACCGCGTCTTAAAAATGTGTACTGCTGATCTTGGCTTTACCGCTGCAAAGAAATACGACATTGAAGTCTGGATTCCGAGCCAGGAAATGTACCGCGAAATTTCTTCTTGCAGTAATTTCGAAGATTTCCAGGCACGCCGTGCAAACATCAAGTTCCGCCGCGAGCCGAACGGCAAGCCGGAATTTGTTCATACATTGAATGGTAGCGGCTTGGCGATCGGACGTACGGTTGCTGCACTTCTTGAAAACTGCCAGCAAGAAGATGGCACAATTGTCATTCCGGAAGTACTGCGTCCTTATATGGGCGGAAAAGAAGTCATTAAGTAA
- the pdxT gene encoding pyridoxal 5'-phosphate synthase glutaminase subunit PdxT: MKRVGVLALQGAVREHIHSIEACGAIAIPVKWPKDLEELDALVLPGGESTTMRRLIDRYGLMEPLREFAKSGKPMFGTCAGLILLAREVAGNAAPHLGVMDVVVERNSFGRQVDSFEAELSITGLEAPFNAVFIRAPHIASVGPETQVLCEHDGKIVMAKSGQFLGCSFHPELTDDHRITSYFLDMIPSKTGTLLPN; the protein is encoded by the coding sequence ATGAAACGAGTTGGAGTTCTGGCATTGCAGGGGGCAGTCCGAGAACATATTCATTCGATTGAAGCTTGCGGCGCAATAGCGATTCCCGTGAAATGGCCAAAAGATTTAGAAGAACTGGATGCTTTGGTGCTGCCAGGCGGTGAAAGCACAACGATGCGCCGGTTGATTGACCGTTACGGTTTGATGGAGCCGCTGCGTGAGTTTGCCAAAAGCGGCAAACCGATGTTTGGTACCTGTGCAGGCTTGATTTTACTTGCTCGAGAAGTGGCTGGGAATGCTGCGCCGCATCTTGGCGTTATGGATGTGGTGGTAGAGCGGAATTCCTTTGGCCGCCAAGTTGATAGCTTCGAGGCGGAGCTGTCGATTACAGGTCTTGAAGCGCCGTTTAACGCTGTTTTTATTCGCGCGCCGCATATTGCGAGTGTCGGGCCAGAAACCCAAGTGCTGTGTGAACATGACGGAAAAATTGTCATGGCAAAAAGCGGCCAGTTTCTTGGCTGCTCGTTTCATCCCGAATTGACGGATGATCACCGCATCACCAGTTACTTTTTAGACATGATTCCAAGTAAAACTGGGACTCTCTTGCCAAATTAA
- a CDS encoding deoxynucleoside kinase translates to MPVPFITVEGPIGVGKTSLTKALADQNQFQLLKEIVDENPFLNKFYEDIEEWSFQTEMFFLCNRYKQLSDIQKKFIAKREPVVADYHVFKNLIFAKRTLPEAEYAKYEAIYKILTADMPTPNMIIYLHASLDTLMKRIKLRGREFEKMISIEYMEQLSADYHEFIERFEREHPEIPVLRFNGDEIDFVQNKGDLKLILDKVDETLQKRSLMI, encoded by the coding sequence ATGCCGGTACCATTTATCACGGTAGAAGGTCCGATTGGTGTTGGCAAAACGTCCTTGACGAAAGCGCTAGCCGATCAAAACCAGTTCCAATTATTGAAAGAAATTGTGGATGAAAATCCGTTTTTAAATAAATTCTATGAAGACATTGAAGAGTGGAGCTTCCAAACGGAAATGTTCTTCTTATGCAATCGCTATAAACAATTATCGGATATTCAAAAAAAGTTTATCGCAAAACGGGAGCCAGTCGTGGCGGATTATCACGTTTTCAAAAATTTGATCTTCGCAAAGCGGACCTTGCCTGAAGCAGAGTATGCTAAATACGAGGCCATCTATAAAATTCTGACAGCAGACATGCCGACGCCGAATATGATCATTTATTTGCATGCCAGTCTGGATACGCTAATGAAGCGCATCAAGCTGCGCGGTCGGGAATTCGAGAAAATGATTTCAATTGAATACATGGAGCAGCTGTCAGCTGACTATCATGAATTTATTGAGCGCTTTGAGCGCGAGCATCCGGAAATTCCGGTCCTCCGGTTCAACGGCGATGAAATTGATTTTGTACAAAACAAAGGTGATTTGAAGCTGATTTTAGACAAAGTGGATGAAACCTTACAAAAAAGGAGTTTAATGATATGA
- a CDS encoding PLP-dependent aminotransferase family protein has translation MDMLMFQLQRNSTIPLYQQLYKEIKEAIISGTISVETKLPSKRKLADYLALSQTTVELAYSQLLAEGFIESRPRKGFYAQPIEELAYLEVLQDEPVIAEQVDYAFDFNPGKIDTPSFPFSTWRKIAKEVIDETNHEMLLSGHPQGDETLRQEIAHYLFQSRGVVCSAEQIVIGSGTEQLVPLLIRLLPKTLVFGFENPGYPLTHNIFSHYDRKAVPIAVDQEGINLKDLEASQVDVAYVTPSHQFPTGSVLSATRRSQLLNWAGAGERYIIEDDYDSEFRYTSRPIPALQSMDMGGRVIYISTFSKSLMPSLRIAYMVLPKRLLPAYQQTFLHYSSSVPRLDQQMVARFMKDGHFARHLNRMRKLYQKKLEKLTSSLLLFAPVVKISGEQAGMHIVLTIDTTRTEKELIELAQQAGIRVFGLQSYNVQEQAVFPPQIILGFGGLSEGEIQQGVDHLMACWNIPIKKSSSSIKR, from the coding sequence ATGGACATGCTCATGTTTCAACTTCAAAGAAATAGCACTATCCCTTTATATCAGCAGCTTTACAAAGAAATCAAAGAAGCCATCATTAGTGGCACTATTTCTGTCGAGACCAAATTGCCGAGCAAACGTAAACTGGCCGATTATTTAGCACTAAGCCAAACAACTGTCGAACTTGCTTACAGCCAGCTTTTAGCGGAAGGCTTTATTGAATCGCGGCCGAGAAAAGGTTTCTACGCTCAACCAATAGAAGAACTGGCTTATTTAGAGGTACTGCAGGATGAACCCGTAATAGCAGAACAAGTAGACTATGCTTTCGACTTTAATCCTGGCAAAATTGATACCCCTTCTTTTCCTTTTTCAACATGGCGAAAGATTGCCAAAGAAGTGATCGATGAAACAAATCATGAAATGCTGCTTTCCGGCCATCCACAAGGCGATGAAACACTGCGGCAAGAAATTGCCCATTATTTATTTCAATCACGGGGCGTTGTTTGCAGTGCCGAACAAATTGTGATCGGCTCTGGTACGGAGCAGCTTGTGCCGCTGCTTATTCGCTTATTGCCGAAAACACTGGTTTTTGGATTCGAGAATCCAGGATATCCTTTGACCCATAATATTTTCAGTCATTATGACCGCAAGGCGGTTCCTATCGCAGTAGATCAGGAAGGGATCAACTTAAAAGACTTGGAAGCGTCCCAAGTTGATGTTGCATATGTCACCCCGTCCCATCAGTTTCCAACAGGTTCTGTTCTCAGTGCGACAAGGCGCTCGCAATTGCTGAACTGGGCGGGTGCCGGAGAACGGTATATCATTGAAGACGATTACGACAGTGAATTCCGTTATACGAGCCGCCCGATTCCAGCGCTTCAAAGTATGGACATGGGCGGGCGGGTCATTTACATCAGTACATTCTCAAAATCACTCATGCCGTCTCTGCGCATTGCCTACATGGTATTGCCGAAACGGTTGCTGCCTGCTTATCAGCAAACGTTTCTCCACTACTCTTCTTCCGTTCCGCGGCTTGACCAGCAAATGGTAGCGCGTTTTATGAAGGATGGACATTTTGCCCGGCATTTAAACCGGATGCGCAAACTGTATCAAAAGAAGTTGGAGAAATTAACATCATCGCTGCTTTTATTCGCACCGGTGGTGAAAATTTCAGGAGAACAGGCGGGCATGCATATTGTGTTAACGATCGACACCACACGCACCGAAAAAGAACTGATTGAATTGGCTCAGCAAGCCGGCATCCGCGTCTTTGGCCTCCAGTCCTATAATGTGCAGGAGCAAGCCGTGTTTCCCCCTCAGATCATTCTTGGATTTGGCGGTTTATCTGAAGGCGAAATTCAACAAGGCGTGGACCATTTAATGGCGTGCTGGAACATCCCCATAAAAAAAAGCAGCTCATCTATTAAAAGATGA
- a CDS encoding YitT family protein, with the protein MPKLHKKETSLHFFMRFTFILIGAAMAAVALELFLVPNSIIDGGIIGVSLILGYLTNLPFGLLLVAINLPFLFFGYKYIGKNFCVSSIFAIVALALFQVPLHPIPGIIDDPLLATVFGGLLLGAGVGIVIRNGGSLDGSEILGILLTKKLPFSVGEFVMFFNVFIFVWAGFVLGWEQAMYSILTYYIASKTIDAVIQGLEETKAVIIISDEYEELSEAINARLGRGVTKLHGTGGYNNTAKDVIYVVVTRLEITKLKDIVNSIDGSAFLTIMNTQEVHGGKFKSPIH; encoded by the coding sequence ATGCCCAAATTACATAAGAAAGAAACCTCTTTACACTTCTTCATGCGTTTTACCTTCATTTTGATTGGGGCCGCCATGGCCGCTGTAGCCCTTGAATTGTTTCTTGTACCGAACTCTATTATTGACGGAGGAATTATCGGAGTTTCGCTGATTTTAGGTTATTTGACCAATTTGCCCTTTGGTCTTTTATTAGTTGCGATCAATTTGCCGTTCCTTTTTTTCGGATATAAATATATTGGCAAGAATTTTTGCGTTTCCTCCATTTTTGCGATTGTGGCATTAGCGCTTTTTCAAGTCCCACTGCACCCAATTCCTGGTATTATAGACGATCCGTTGCTTGCTACCGTCTTTGGCGGTCTGCTGCTTGGGGCGGGTGTAGGCATTGTAATCCGCAATGGTGGATCGCTTGACGGTTCAGAAATTCTTGGTATTTTGTTAACGAAAAAACTACCTTTCTCCGTTGGGGAATTTGTGATGTTTTTCAATGTTTTCATTTTCGTTTGGGCCGGGTTTGTGCTTGGCTGGGAACAAGCGATGTACTCTATCTTGACTTATTACATCGCTTCAAAGACAATTGATGCTGTTATCCAGGGGTTAGAAGAAACGAAAGCGGTTATTATCATTTCGGATGAATATGAAGAGTTAAGCGAAGCTATTAATGCCCGTCTTGGACGGGGCGTTACAAAACTTCACGGTACAGGCGGATATAACAATACTGCAAAAGATGTTATTTACGTCGTAGTCACCCGTCTTGAAATAACCAAATTGAAGGATATTGTCAACAGCATAGACGGTTCTGCCTTCTTGACGATCATGAATACGCAGGAAGTTCACGGCGGAAAATTCAAGTCACCAATCCATTAA
- the recR gene encoding recombination mediator RecR — protein sequence MHYPEPISKLMESFMKLPGIGPKTAARLAFFVLGMKEDTVLDFAKALVDAKRNLSFCSNCGHITDVDPCHICQDPQRDRTTICVVQDPKDVIAMEKMRDYTGLYHVLQGAISPMDGIGPEDINVPSLLRRLQDEEVAELILATNPTIEGEATAMYISRLVKPSGIKTTRIAHGLPVGGDLEYADEVTLSKALEGRREL from the coding sequence ATGCATTACCCTGAGCCAATATCGAAATTAATGGAGAGTTTTATGAAATTGCCAGGAATCGGGCCGAAGACAGCGGCCCGGCTGGCATTTTTTGTGCTTGGAATGAAAGAAGATACCGTTCTTGATTTTGCAAAAGCATTGGTGGATGCAAAGCGTAATTTGAGTTTTTGCTCAAACTGCGGACATATCACGGATGTCGATCCATGTCATATATGCCAAGACCCACAGCGCGACCGTACGACAATATGTGTGGTACAAGACCCGAAAGACGTAATCGCTATGGAAAAAATGCGTGATTACACAGGGTTGTATCATGTGCTGCAAGGCGCGATTTCTCCGATGGACGGTATTGGTCCGGAAGATATAAACGTACCTTCTTTATTAAGAAGATTACAGGACGAAGAAGTGGCTGAACTGATTTTGGCAACCAATCCGACGATTGAAGGAGAAGCCACAGCAATGTATATTTCTCGGCTGGTTAAACCTTCAGGCATCAAAACTACACGAATAGCTCATGGGCTTCCGGTTGGCGGCGATTTAGAGTATGCAGATGAAGTGACATTATCTAAAGCGTTAGAAGGCCGGCGCGAGCTGTAA
- a CDS encoding alpha/beta fold hydrolase encodes MEHLYVQTNGITLHTVAAGPEAGPLVLLLHGFPEFWRGWNKQIGPLAKEGYRVVVPDLRGYNLSDKPQEIENYTLDILRDDVTGLIDHFGKTSAIVIGHDWGGAVAWHLAATKPEYVDKLIAVNIPHPKAMPRVLAKNPAQWVKSSYIAFFQLPELPEKTLAADYFKTMVGSLVSTSNPGTFSEEELEAYKEAWAQPGALTAMLNWYRAIREGNVAQVPEQKIKVPVRIIWGLGDQFLSSMLAKESLNFCEDGDLVFVGEATHWIHHEQPYILNLLIGRFLTEEKAEAL; translated from the coding sequence ATGGAACATCTATATGTTCAGACGAATGGCATTACACTGCATACTGTAGCAGCAGGACCGGAAGCCGGGCCGCTGGTGCTGCTGCTTCACGGGTTTCCGGAATTTTGGCGAGGCTGGAACAAACAAATCGGGCCACTGGCGAAAGAGGGCTACCGGGTAGTAGTGCCGGATTTGCGTGGCTATAATTTGAGCGATAAACCGCAAGAGATTGAAAACTATACACTGGATATACTGAGGGATGACGTTACGGGATTGATTGATCATTTTGGAAAAACCAGCGCAATCGTTATCGGACATGACTGGGGTGGCGCCGTTGCTTGGCATTTGGCTGCCACCAAACCAGAGTATGTTGATAAGCTGATTGCCGTGAATATTCCCCATCCAAAAGCGATGCCGCGGGTGCTAGCGAAAAACCCGGCGCAATGGGTAAAAAGTTCATATATCGCATTTTTCCAGTTGCCGGAACTTCCTGAAAAAACGTTGGCTGCTGATTATTTTAAAACAATGGTCGGAAGTTTGGTGTCAACAAGCAATCCGGGTACGTTTTCTGAAGAAGAGTTGGAAGCGTATAAAGAAGCTTGGGCACAACCGGGCGCATTAACGGCAATGCTCAATTGGTACCGCGCGATCCGGGAAGGCAATGTGGCCCAAGTGCCGGAGCAGAAAATCAAGGTGCCTGTGCGGATCATCTGGGGCCTCGGCGATCAGTTTCTGTCATCCATGCTAGCAAAGGAAAGTTTGAATTTTTGTGAAGATGGTGACTTGGTGTTTGTCGGTGAAGCCACCCACTGGATCCATCACGAGCAGCCGTATATTTTGAATCTGCTTATTGGCCGATTTTTAACCGAAGAAAAAGCGGAAGCGCTATAG